The following proteins are co-located in the Flectobacillus major DSM 103 genome:
- the lepB gene encoding signal peptidase I encodes MSEKKPVKKSPLREWVDSVVFAVVAATLIRFFFFEAYTIPTSSMESSLMVGDFLFVSKLHYGVRTPKTPLQVPLTHQKIWGTNIPSYLSWLDLPIYRLPGFSEVKRGDAVVFNVPNFAPDENAPVDLRTYYIKRCVAVAGDVIEIKNTQLYLDGKPAVNPPKMQHGFLIKSTKEITDITPFEELGIFNGIDAMGHENNNLVGPYQGDSTDMKKGYFIYVVNTSQDNIAKLKQIDGIKQIEPIISPKGERMEVGPNIIHQEDAPMSSTLYNWNRDNFGPIQVPKEGLTIKLDSVNIDKYKYVIKYYEGNKNVEIKDYKVSIDGKPVTSYTFKQDYYFMMGDNRHNSEDSRFFGFVPADHIVGKAVFVWMSLDPNKSFLSKIRWNRIFRFVD; translated from the coding sequence ATGTCCGAAAAAAAGCCTGTTAAAAAATCACCCCTTCGTGAGTGGGTCGATTCTGTAGTTTTTGCGGTAGTTGCTGCCACATTAATTCGTTTCTTTTTCTTTGAAGCCTACACCATTCCCACTTCTTCTATGGAAAGTAGTTTGATGGTCGGTGACTTCCTATTTGTAAGTAAGTTACATTATGGTGTAAGAACCCCAAAAACACCTCTACAAGTGCCGCTTACTCACCAAAAGATTTGGGGTACTAATATTCCTTCTTACCTTTCTTGGTTAGATCTGCCTATTTATCGTTTGCCGGGCTTTTCGGAAGTAAAACGTGGCGATGCTGTGGTATTTAACGTACCTAACTTTGCACCCGACGAAAATGCCCCTGTCGATTTACGTACTTATTATATCAAACGTTGTGTAGCTGTAGCTGGCGATGTAATTGAAATTAAAAATACTCAGTTGTATTTAGACGGAAAGCCCGCTGTGAACCCTCCGAAAATGCAACATGGCTTTTTGATAAAATCAACCAAAGAAATTACCGATATTACTCCGTTTGAAGAACTCGGTATATTTAATGGTATTGATGCAATGGGGCATGAAAACAATAACTTGGTAGGCCCATATCAGGGCGACTCGACCGATATGAAAAAAGGATACTTTATTTATGTTGTCAATACAAGCCAAGATAATATTGCTAAGTTGAAGCAAATTGACGGGATCAAACAAATTGAGCCAATTATCTCGCCAAAAGGTGAAAGAATGGAAGTAGGCCCTAATATTATTCACCAAGAGGACGCACCAATGAGTTCAACACTTTATAATTGGAATCGTGATAATTTTGGCCCAATTCAAGTGCCTAAAGAAGGATTAACGATTAAGTTGGATTCTGTCAATATTGATAAATATAAATACGTTATCAAATATTATGAAGGGAATAAGAATGTAGAAATCAAGGATTATAAGGTATCTATTGACGGAAAGCCTGTAACTTCTTACACATTCAAACAAGACTACTATTTTATGATGGGTGATAATCGCCATAATTCTGAAGATTCTCGATTCTTTGGCTTTGTACCAGCCGACCATATTGTAGGAAAAGCTGTATTCGTTTGGATGTCGCTCGACCCTAATAAGTCGTTCTTGAGCAAAATCAGATGGAATAGAATATTTAGATTTGTCGATTAA
- a CDS encoding class I SAM-dependent rRNA methyltransferase → MKNQFRKNTDYRRKNNSGHKPAKAIAHLDIADHAFDKPTIVLHAGKELPLKRFHPWVFSGAIAQIYGQPTDGQVVDVLDFGHNFLATGHYHEGSIAVKLFSFEPTVADENFWFQKIDQAFQVRKLIDFEQTNCFRLIHGEGDGCPGLIVDIYNGVAVLQAHSIGMHLEKDKIARAIQRVLGENLLAIYDKSVETLPPQYASGIKNGYLWGTCTVPHPAKENGHQFLINWETGQKTGFFLDQRDNRSLLAKYAKGKKVLNSFCYSGGFSIYALQAEAALVHSVDVSQKAIDLVNQNVIANFGDKNALNHEAYAEDVMKYLKANDQFYDLIILDPPAYAKSMDARHRAIQGYKRLNTEGFKRLAKGGIMFTFSCSQVVDRELFYNTVVSAALEAGRQVKVLHHLTQPSDHPVNFFHPEGSYLKGLVLYVE, encoded by the coding sequence ATGAAAAATCAATTTAGAAAAAATACAGATTACAGAAGAAAAAATAACAGTGGTCACAAGCCAGCCAAGGCTATTGCTCATTTAGACATAGCCGACCATGCCTTTGACAAACCAACTATTGTACTCCATGCAGGCAAAGAGTTACCCCTCAAACGCTTTCACCCTTGGGTATTTTCGGGAGCAATTGCTCAAATTTATGGACAACCTACCGATGGACAAGTGGTGGATGTACTTGACTTTGGCCATAACTTTTTAGCTACAGGCCATTATCATGAAGGAAGTATTGCTGTAAAGCTATTCTCGTTTGAACCAACGGTTGCAGATGAAAATTTTTGGTTTCAAAAAATCGACCAGGCATTTCAAGTACGTAAACTTATTGATTTTGAACAAACTAACTGTTTCAGATTAATTCATGGCGAAGGCGATGGATGCCCAGGACTGATTGTTGATATTTACAATGGTGTGGCTGTTTTGCAGGCTCACAGCATAGGTATGCACTTAGAAAAAGACAAAATCGCGAGGGCTATTCAACGTGTTTTGGGTGAAAATCTTCTGGCAATTTATGACAAAAGTGTAGAAACACTTCCTCCTCAGTATGCCTCTGGTATCAAAAATGGCTATTTGTGGGGTACTTGTACTGTGCCACACCCTGCCAAAGAAAATGGTCATCAGTTTCTTATCAACTGGGAAACAGGACAAAAAACAGGCTTTTTCCTTGACCAACGTGACAACCGCTCGTTATTAGCCAAATATGCCAAAGGCAAAAAAGTTCTTAATTCATTCTGTTATTCGGGAGGGTTTTCTATTTATGCCCTTCAAGCTGAAGCGGCGTTGGTACATTCGGTAGATGTTTCACAAAAAGCTATCGACCTTGTTAATCAAAACGTTATAGCAAACTTTGGTGACAAAAACGCTCTTAATCATGAAGCTTATGCCGAAGATGTGATGAAATATTTAAAGGCTAATGACCAATTTTATGATTTAATCATACTAGACCCTCCTGCATACGCCAAAAGTATGGACGCTCGTCATCGTGCTATTCAGGGTTATAAACGACTCAATACGGAAGGTTTTAAACGGCTGGCCAAAGGCGGTATTATGTTTACTTTTTCTTGTTCACAGGTTGTTGACCGTGAGCTTTTCTACAATACTGTAGTATCTGCTGCTTTAGAGGCGGGTCGTCAAGTAAAGGTATTGCATCATCTTACCCAGCCATCCGACCACCCTGTTAATTTCTTTCATCCAGAAGGAAGTTACTTAAAAGGGCTTGTCCTTTATGTAGAGTAA
- a CDS encoding zinc dependent phospholipase C family protein, translating into MHLRSGQYLYLLVFLLVSINSPSLNNQSTQWGFYGHQLINRLAIFTLPPEMIVFYKKHLPYLAEHAVDPDKRRYAIKEEAPRHFIDLDYYGDSATYRLAKPWPEIVLVYPEDTLLQHGIVPWHIQLMKFQLTSAFTEKNLGRILKISAEIGHYIADANVPLHTTSNYNGQKTNQIGIHGFWESRLPELFAHQYDFFVGKARYIPHTQSRIWQNIRTANRCLDSVFIFEKALHQQTPLGQKYSIDERNNINVKSYSVGYATQYHTLLNNQVERQMRNAVKMVGDFWFTCWVDAGQPDLNTLGSQPLLDSIKKGEDIEQKNWLLRIFQARDEN; encoded by the coding sequence ATGCACCTACGCTCTGGTCAATACCTTTATTTGCTAGTATTTTTGCTGGTATCTATCAATAGCCCCTCGCTCAATAATCAGTCAACCCAATGGGGGTTTTATGGACATCAGCTTATTAATAGACTAGCTATTTTTACGCTTCCTCCTGAAATGATTGTTTTTTATAAAAAACACCTACCTTACCTCGCCGAACATGCTGTTGACCCCGACAAACGACGCTATGCTATTAAAGAAGAAGCTCCACGACATTTTATTGACTTGGACTATTATGGCGATAGTGCCACTTACCGCCTAGCCAAACCTTGGCCTGAAATTGTTCTGGTGTATCCAGAAGATACACTTTTGCAGCACGGTATTGTACCTTGGCATATTCAGCTAATGAAATTTCAGCTTACATCGGCATTTACCGAGAAAAACCTAGGTCGAATTCTTAAAATTTCGGCTGAGATTGGTCATTATATTGCCGATGCCAATGTTCCTTTACATACAACATCTAATTATAATGGACAAAAAACTAACCAAATTGGTATTCATGGTTTTTGGGAATCTCGGCTACCAGAGCTATTTGCTCATCAATATGATTTTTTTGTGGGTAAAGCTCGGTATATTCCGCATACTCAAAGTAGAATTTGGCAAAATATCCGTACTGCCAATCGGTGTCTCGACTCTGTTTTTATTTTTGAAAAAGCTCTTCATCAACAAACACCTTTGGGACAGAAATACAGTATCGACGAACGCAATAATATCAATGTAAAAAGCTATTCGGTAGGTTATGCCACTCAATATCATACCTTACTCAATAATCAGGTAGAACGACAAATGCGAAATGCAGTAAAAATGGTGGGCGATTTCTGGTTTACTTGTTGGGTAGATGCTGGCCAACCCGACCTAAATACACTAGGTAGCCAGCCATTATTAGATTCTATCAAAAAAGGAGAAGATATTGAACAAAAAAACTGGCTCCTACGGATTTTTCAAGCCCGAGATGAAAACTAA
- the rpsT gene encoding 30S ribosomal protein S20: MANHKSALKRIRSNEAKRLRNRYQHKTTRTMVKRLRETHDKAVASDLYQKVSSALDKLAKKNIIHKNKASNLKSKLAKLVNKIAA; this comes from the coding sequence ATGGCAAATCACAAATCAGCGTTAAAGAGAATCAGATCGAACGAAGCTAAGAGATTACGTAACCGTTATCAGCACAAAACTACACGTACAATGGTAAAACGTTTGCGTGAAACTCATGATAAAGCAGTAGCTTCTGACCTCTATCAAAAAGTTTCTTCTGCCCTTGACAAATTGGCAAAGAAGAACATTATTCACAAAAATAAAGCTTCTAACTTGAAGTCAAAGTTAGCTAAGTTAGTGAATAAAATTGCTGCTTAA
- the radC gene encoding RadC family protein, translated as MSLYSTEHLNIKEWAEEDRPREKLLLKGKAALSDAELLGILIASGIQKLTAVDIGKIILQSVDGDLNRLARLTVKDLAKFKGIGDAKAITIVSALELGRRRKEAEIPERPRITCSKDCYEVLKPYLMDLPHEEFWVILLNRGNQVLRCERISSGGVSGTVADPKMIFKAALEYLASAIILSHNHPSGNLTPSQADKDLTKKMREAGRFLEIPVLDHLIFTDKKYLSFADEGLI; from the coding sequence ATGAGCTTATATTCTACAGAACACCTCAATATCAAAGAATGGGCAGAAGAAGATCGCCCACGTGAAAAACTCTTACTCAAAGGAAAGGCAGCCCTTTCCGATGCCGAATTACTTGGTATTCTCATTGCTTCGGGTATTCAAAAACTTACAGCCGTAGATATTGGTAAAATTATTCTACAGAGTGTCGATGGCGACCTTAATCGACTGGCTCGGCTAACGGTAAAAGATTTGGCCAAATTTAAAGGAATAGGAGATGCCAAGGCTATTACTATTGTAAGTGCTTTGGAGCTTGGTCGAAGACGAAAAGAAGCTGAAATACCCGAACGCCCACGCATTACTTGCTCAAAAGACTGCTATGAAGTCCTAAAACCCTATTTAATGGATTTGCCCCATGAAGAATTCTGGGTTATATTACTGAATCGAGGCAATCAGGTATTGCGTTGTGAACGCATTAGCAGCGGAGGGGTTTCGGGTACGGTAGCCGACCCCAAAATGATTTTTAAAGCTGCTCTTGAGTATTTAGCCAGTGCTATCATCTTGTCGCACAATCATCCTTCGGGCAATCTGACACCAAGTCAAGCCGACAAAGATTTGACGAAAAAAATGCGAGAGGCAGGACGTTTTTTGGAGATACCTGTACTCGATCATTTAATTTTTACGGATAAAAAATACCTGAGCTTTGCCGATGAAGGTTTGATATAA
- the hisB gene encoding bifunctional histidinol-phosphatase/imidazoleglycerol-phosphate dehydratase HisB, whose protein sequence is MKKVLFIDRDGTIIQEPPVDFQVDSLEKLAFLPKAISNLRKIAEESDYELVMVTNQDGLGTESFPEDTFWPAHNKMMQTLEGENILFAQVHIDRSFEHENAPTRKPRTGMLTAYFDESKYDLKNSFVLGDRHTDIQLAINLGAKAIYMGENAVADEALQNATVLETNDWDVIYEFLRLPERKATVERNTKETQILVELNLDGKGKSNIETGLGFFDHMLDQLAKHSGADLTVKVQGDLHIDEHHTIEDTALALGEAYWKALGDKKGITRYGYFLLPMDEALVHAAIDFSGRNWMVWDAKFNREKIGEMPTEMFFHFFKSFTDTAKCNLNIKADADNEHHKIEAIFKAFAKAIKMAVKRDIKDLDNLPSTKGVL, encoded by the coding sequence ATGAAAAAAGTTTTATTTATCGACCGAGACGGAACCATTATCCAAGAACCTCCTGTTGATTTTCAAGTAGATTCTTTAGAAAAACTAGCCTTTTTGCCTAAAGCTATCTCTAACCTCCGTAAAATAGCCGAAGAATCTGATTACGAATTGGTCATGGTTACCAACCAAGACGGCCTCGGGACTGAGTCTTTCCCTGAAGATACTTTTTGGCCTGCTCATAACAAAATGATGCAAACCCTTGAAGGCGAAAATATCCTCTTTGCTCAAGTGCATATCGACCGCTCTTTTGAACACGAAAACGCACCTACTCGCAAGCCTAGAACGGGAATGCTTACCGCATATTTTGATGAATCGAAATATGACCTCAAAAATTCGTTCGTACTTGGCGACCGCCATACCGATATTCAGTTGGCTATTAATTTGGGAGCAAAAGCTATTTATATGGGCGAAAATGCCGTAGCAGATGAAGCATTACAAAACGCAACAGTTTTAGAAACAAACGATTGGGATGTAATTTATGAATTTCTTCGCTTGCCCGAACGCAAAGCTACTGTAGAAAGAAATACCAAAGAAACCCAAATCTTGGTAGAATTGAATTTGGACGGTAAAGGTAAGTCGAATATAGAAACAGGCTTGGGCTTTTTTGACCACATGCTCGACCAACTAGCCAAACACTCGGGTGCAGACCTTACCGTAAAAGTACAGGGCGATTTACATATCGACGAGCACCATACTATCGAAGATACGGCTTTGGCATTAGGTGAAGCGTATTGGAAAGCTTTGGGCGATAAAAAAGGAATAACTCGTTACGGCTATTTCCTTTTACCTATGGACGAAGCTCTTGTGCATGCAGCTATTGATTTTTCTGGAAGAAATTGGATGGTATGGGATGCCAAATTTAACCGTGAGAAAATTGGAGAAATGCCTACCGAAATGTTTTTCCATTTCTTCAAATCGTTTACAGATACTGCTAAATGCAACTTGAATATTAAAGCCGATGCCGATAACGAACACCACAAAATTGAGGCGATATTCAAGGCTTTTGCCAAGGCTATTAAAATGGCTGTAAAAAGAGATATCAAAGACTTGGATAACCTACCTTCTACCAAAGGTGTGTTATAA